In a genomic window of Thalassophryne amazonica chromosome 12, fThaAma1.1, whole genome shotgun sequence:
- the zgc:92591 gene encoding late histone H2B.L4 — MTNDVAKKKIKSSGEKKSKRKVKRRETYAMYIYKVLKQVHPDTGISSRAMSIMNSFVNDLFERIATEASRLAQYNKRSTITSREVQTAVRLLLPGELAKHAVSEGTKAVTKYTSSK; from the exons ATGACTAATGATGTGGCTAAAAAGAAAATTAAGAGTTCGGGTGAGAAAAAGAGCAAAAGAAAAGTGAAGCGAAGGGAGACTTACGCGATGTACATCTACAAAGTTCTCAAGCAG GTCCATCCCGACACCGGCATTTCTAGCAGAGCCATGAGCATCATGAACTCGTTCGTCAACGACCTGTTCGAGAGAATCGCCACCGAAGCGTCCAGACTGGCTCAGTACAACAAGAGGTCCACCATCACCAGCAGGGAGGTTCAGACCGCCGTCAGGCTGCTGCTGCCCGGAGAGCTGGCCAAGCACGCCGTGTCCGAGGGCACCAAGGCCGTCACCAAGTACACCAGCTCCAAGTGA